In Vibrio stylophorae, the genomic stretch TGCTGATTGTCCCTTTGATGTGTTTTTTCTTTTCTTCACTGTGGCCCAAGCGTTGGCCATTGATTGTGCCATTGATGTGGGCTTTTGCATTGAGCGTTGAATTTGCTCAGTATTTTGACCTAGTGCCGCGTTTGGGGCTGTCTCATATCCCCATGGTGAATATTCTCATTGGTCGTGTGTATGACCCTTTAGATTTATTGGCCTATAGCTTAGGTGCGCTATTGGCTGTTGGTCTTTATGTCGCTCACATGCGCTGGGTTTCGGTTCGGCAAAGGGCTTTATCGACGCTCTTGAAATAACGAAATAAATCCGTAGACTGCCGGATTTTCGCCTTAATCATACTGAATTGTGTTATGAAATTGCTTCGAACGACCATCCATCCTGATATTACCGACTTAGAAACCATGCGTCTTGTCGAGCGTCCCGCAGCGCGCGCTATTGCGCTTGATGGGCAAGATATTTTGCTAATGTATACCGCTCGTTATGATGATTATTCCATTCCTGGTGGTGGCTTAGAGCCCAATGAATCGGCGCAAGCAGGGATGATCCGCGAGCTTCAAGAGGAAACGGGCGCACAAAATATTCGTGATATTATGGCTTTTGGTTGCTATGAGGAGTATCGGCCTTGGTATAAAGACGATGCTAATGTCATGCACATGCTGTCCTATTGTTTTACTTGTCGTATTGATCGTGAGCTTGGTGATACGCAATTTGAAGCGTATGAAATCAAAAATGGGATGGAACCGCGTTGGGTCAACATTCATCAAGCCATTGCCCATAATCATCGCACCATGGCCGAGAGCGATAAAAAAGGTTTAAGCATTGAGCGGGAGACATTCTTATTGGAGAGAATTGTCGATCAATTGCTTGGTTAATACATTCAAAACATGATCGAAAGGAGCACTGATAAGGTGCTTTTTTTATCTAAAAAATTGGCTGTTTCACTGAGTGTAGATGCCGAACATTTCAAAGTGTGAAGTTCAATTCATTGAATTATCAGCTGCTTTCATCTTTTTCTGGATTTGTGTGACAATAGTCACTGCAAACCTATCCCTATGCATGTTGTAGTGTAATAACAATAAACACAATAGGAATACCCCATGAAATTGAAAACAGCTTTGCTGCCACTGGCGTTGATTTTTTCTGCAACTGCGATGGCAGGTGGGCATCGTGAACCGTATCAAGCGCAATCAAATCTTTTAAATAAAACCTACAGCCAAGAGCAAGCACCAAGCTTGCGTGTCGCTACGTTTAATATGGCGGCGGCGCGTGTTGGCTCAATGGAAGAGATCGCCAAAGCGATTAAAGCAATTGATGCTGATGTGATTGCGATTCAAGAGGTTGATGTTTTAACCGGCCGTAGTGGCAAAGTTGATCAGGCGAAACAATTAGAAAAATTGACTGGGATGCATGTCGCCTTTGGTCGCGCCATTGATTTCGATGGGGGTCAATATGGTCTGGCGATTGCTTCAAAATATCCAATTTTGAAAACTGAAGTGAATCTATTGCCTTCTGGTACACGTGAGCAGCGTATTGGCTTTGAAGCACATATTAAAGTGCCTGGTTTTGAAGCGCCGATCACCGTATTTAATGCCCATTTAGATACCAAAGAAGATCCAGCGATGCGTATTGATCAAGTACGTGCATTGAATGATGCTGCGATCGATACCCGTGGTATTAAAATTTTGATGGGGGATATGAACGATGTGCCTAACTCAGCAACTGTTCAAGAGCTAGGTCGCTATTGGAACAATATTGTCGATAGCGAAGTTGATTTTCGTAGCTGGCCTGCTGGCAACCCAGAAATCCAAGTGGATTATATTATGACGGGTAAGGCGCAACGCTGGCAGGTTGAGTCGATCACTGTGCCACAGGTAAACGCACCGTATTCAGATGTGAATTGGCCGGCAGTCACCGATCACTTGCCAATTATCGTTGATATGAAGATGCTTGAGCAGTAAGGCGCAAGCATAAAGGGTCTCAACAATAAAACTGATTGCGATCACAAAATCTGATACAATCCGCACATCGCAAAAGCTGGCACCCCGCCAGCTTTTTTTCGAATTCACAATTTGAGCCTGTCAGCGTTGGCGGCTTTATGAAGTATTAGGAACTGTTTGTGCTAACAACCGCAAATATCACCATGCAGTTTGGCGATAAGCCTCTGTTTGAAAACATCTCGATTAAATTTGGTCAAGGCAACCGTTATGGTCTGATTGGTGCCAATGGCTGTGGTAAATCCACATTTATGAAAATCTTAGGCGGTGAGCTTGAGCCATCGGCTGGTGTTGTTTCTAAAGACCCAAATGAGCGTATGGCAAAATTGGGTCAGGATCAGTTTGCTTACGAACAATACACAGTGATTGATACTGTGATCAT encodes the following:
- a CDS encoding DUF2809 domain-containing protein translates to MHSRRFHILMLVVICCIELYIGLYVRDQFIRPFIGDLLIVPLMCFFFSSLWPKRWPLIVPLMWAFALSVEFAQYFDLVPRLGLSHIPMVNILIGRVYDPLDLLAYSLGALLAVGLYVAHMRWVSVRQRALSTLLK
- a CDS encoding endonuclease/exonuclease/phosphatase family protein, whose translation is MKLKTALLPLALIFSATAMAGGHREPYQAQSNLLNKTYSQEQAPSLRVATFNMAAARVGSMEEIAKAIKAIDADVIAIQEVDVLTGRSGKVDQAKQLEKLTGMHVAFGRAIDFDGGQYGLAIASKYPILKTEVNLLPSGTREQRIGFEAHIKVPGFEAPITVFNAHLDTKEDPAMRIDQVRALNDAAIDTRGIKILMGDMNDVPNSATVQELGRYWNNIVDSEVDFRSWPAGNPEIQVDYIMTGKAQRWQVESITVPQVNAPYSDVNWPAVTDHLPIIVDMKMLEQ
- a CDS encoding NUDIX hydrolase gives rise to the protein MKLLRTTIHPDITDLETMRLVERPAARAIALDGQDILLMYTARYDDYSIPGGGLEPNESAQAGMIRELQEETGAQNIRDIMAFGCYEEYRPWYKDDANVMHMLSYCFTCRIDRELGDTQFEAYEIKNGMEPRWVNIHQAIAHNHRTMAESDKKGLSIERETFLLERIVDQLLG